A genomic window from Silene latifolia isolate original U9 population chromosome 11, ASM4854445v1, whole genome shotgun sequence includes:
- the LOC141614337 gene encoding uncharacterized protein LOC141614337, whose product MAMQNNTKEFKNVVLQQNRLTDSRFVNLETQVGQILTTLNSQPTQVGSLPSHTIPPPTKEQAKAVSLRNGRELVEAPKGPKKTRPPPIVHEVEDVVEDEIEVVVEQGEASTPRQVRVNEPLPEYEPQAPFPTALNDTRIVDKKTSSLYDIFRKVEVNIPLLDLLSSVPKHAKFLKELCTTKRSNKAKSMKKVRASEHVSAIFQKRLPQKCSDPGMFTIPCKIGDLDCQHTMLDLGASINVLPNYLYESLKLGPLKPTRTVISLADKSNIYPKGVVEDVLVKVGEMIFPADFYVIEIEPEKGSTPILLGRPFMRTSNTKIDVSSGRLTMEFEGEKIEYSIHEAMKYPSETSSLCFLEIFEPIVQTVYELCKVDALNVVLTNGLVGEDTELPKEKPVPSIVKPPIVELKPLPSHLKYAFIGNEETLPVIISSKLTKEQEEALIQVLKQHKEAIGWTMADIKGISPALYMHRILLEDEAKPVRQPQRRLNPPMMDVVKKEVLKLLHVGMIYPISGSQWVSPTQVVPKKSGLTVVENHEGASNYALGAVLGQRVGREPHVIQYASTMMNEAQRNYTTTEKEFLAVVFALEKFRPYILGAKVIIFTDHAALRHLVNKKESKPRLMRWVLLLSEFDVELKNKKGTTNTVADHLSRIVQEKPQEVLESPIQASFPDDTLLALSSIEPWYAHIVNFLVLQEFPKGLSRSQRDKIKSDAKYYVWDDPYLWKFCADQVIRRCVPDTEILPILKFCHEYACGGHFGAKKTARKVLESGFFWPTLF is encoded by the exons ATGGCAATGCAAAACAATACCAAGGAATTTAAAAATGTCGTGCTTCAACAAAACCGACTCACCGACTCTAGGTTTGTtaaccttgagacccaagttggtcAAATCCTCACTACACTCAATTCTCAACCCACCCAAGTAGGGAGTCTCCCTTCTCACACCATTCCTCCACCCACCAAGGAACAAGCAAAAGCGGTCTCTTTGAGGAATGGTAGAGAGTTGGTAGAGGCACCCAAGGGTCCTAAGAAGACAAGACCACCTCCTATTGTTCATGAAGTGGaggatgtggttgaagatgaaattgaagtggtagTGGAACAAGGCGAAGCATCTACACCTCGACAAGTAAGGGTGAATGAACCGCTTCCGGAATATGAgccacaagctccatttccaaCTGCTTTGAATGATACAAGGATAGTTGACAAGAAAACTTCAAGCCTTTACGATATCTTtcgtaaagtggaggtaaacatTCCTCTCCTTGATCTTCTTAGTAGTGTACCTAAGCATGCAAAGTTTTTGAAAGAGTTGTGCACTACTAAGAGATCCAATAAGGCAAAGAGCATGAAAAAGgtaagggctagtgaacatgtgtcgGCAATTTTTCAAAAACGGTTGCCACAAAAATGTAGTGACCCGGGCATGTTCACCATCCCTTGTAAAATTGGTGACTTGGATTGTCAACATACTATGCTTGATTTAGGTGCATCTATTAATGTCTTGCCCAATTACCTTTATGAGTCACTCAAGTTAGGGCCTTTGAAACCGACTCGTACGGTCATTTCTTTGGCCGATAAGTCCAATATATATCCTAAAGGGGTTGTGGAAGATGTCTTGGTGAAGGTGGGGGAAATGATTTTCCCCGCCGACTTCTATGTGATTGAAATAGAACCCGAGAAAGGCTCCACTCCCattttgttgggaaggcctttcatgagaacttcCAACACCAAGATTGATGTATCTAGTGGGCGCCTCACAATGGAATTTGAGGGGGAAAAGATTGAGTATAGCATACATGAGGCTATGAAATACCCATCCGAGACTTCATCCTTgtgttttcttgaaatttttgagCCAATTGTGCAAACCGTGTATGAATTGTGCAAAGTTGATGCATTAAATGTTGTTTTGACTAATGGATTGGTTGGAGAGGATACGG AGCTACCAAAAGAGAAACCCGTTCCCTCTATTGTCAAGCCTCCTATTGTTGAATTGAAGCCCTTACCAAGCCACTTGAAGTATGCATTTATaggaaatgaagaaactttaccggtaattatttcaagcaagcttactaAGGAGCAAGAAGAGGCTCTCATCCAGGTTCTTAAGCAACACAAGGAAGCAATTGGGTGGACAATGGCCGACATCAAAGGCATTAGTCCCGCTTTATACATGCACCGAATTCTTCTTGAAGATGAAGCAAAGCCCGTCCGACAACCACAAAGACGTTTGAACCCTCCAATGATGGATGTTGTGAAGAAAGAGGTACTCAAACTCCTTCATGTAGGTATGATCTATCCTATCTCCGGTAGTCAATGGGTTAGTCCAACCCAAGTTGTCCCAAAGAAATCCGGGCTAACGGTAGTCGAGAATCATGAAG GCGCAAGcaattatgcccttggcgcggtactTGGCCAAAGGGTAGGAAGAGAACCTCATGTTATTCAATATGCGTCGACGATGATGAATGAGGCTCAAAGAAACTATACAACTACCGAGAAAGAATTTCTAGCGGTGGTgtttgccttagagaaatttcgaccTTATATTCTTGGAGCCAAGGTCATCATCTTCACGGATCATGCCGCCTTAAGGCATTTGGTGAACAAGAAGGAGTCCAAGCCCCGTTTGATGAGATGGGTGCTACTTTTGAGTGAGTTTGACGTTGAACTCAAGAACAAGAAGGGCACAACTAATACGGTGGCGGATCACCTAAGTCGAATTGTGCAAGAGAAGCCTCAAGAGGTCTTGGAATCACCAATACAAGCTTCCTTTCCGGACGATACACTCCTAGCATTGTCATCCATTGAGCCATGGTATGCACATATAGTCAACTTTTTGGTCTTACAAGAGTTTCCAAAGGGTCTTTCTCGCTCTCAACGGGACAAGATCAAGAGTGATGCTAAGTACTATGTGTGGGATGACCCATACCTTTGGAAATTTTGTGCCGATCAAGTTATTAGGAGATGTGTCCCGGATACCGAAATCCTTCCAATTCTTAAATTTTGTCACGAGTATGCTTGCGGTGGGCATTTCGGAGCCAAGAAAACGGCTAGAAAAGTCTTGgaaagcggtttcttttggcCCACATTATTCTGA